In Agelaius phoeniceus isolate bAgePho1 chromosome 14, bAgePho1.hap1, whole genome shotgun sequence, a single genomic region encodes these proteins:
- the NDUFA1 gene encoding NADH dehydrogenase [ubiquinone] 1 alpha subcomplex subunit 1, producing MWYEILPGMAIMGVCLSIPGMATIFMHRLCNGGKEKRIARYPYEWTLLERDRRLSGVNKHYVSKGLENIN from the exons ATGTGGTACGAGATCCTGCCCGGCATGGCCATCATGGGCGTCTGCCTCAGCATCCCCGGCATGGCCACCATCTTCATGCACCGCTTGTGTAACGGCGGCAAG gagaAGAGGATCGCCCGCTATCCCTACGAGTGGACGCTGCTGGAAAGGGACCGGCGGCTGTCGGGTGTCAACAAACACTACGTGTCCAAG ggtCTGGAGAACATAAACTAA